Proteins co-encoded in one Pocillopora verrucosa isolate sample1 chromosome 1, ASM3666991v2, whole genome shotgun sequence genomic window:
- the LOC131800164 gene encoding uncharacterized protein → MMAVEPSDAEIKSALADILRDGELSQLTSRIVRRQLEDKFGVSFLARKKEIDAMLMDMIEKSREVEGDKEQENGTSEMNGVTQEEDDKEDEESLEDDEPSPKKKKRVNNKETHVLDDEELARKLHEDEKNLRSRRHTAKRPVERRKTAKARKPKESGGVTGFKRIMVLSPQLAEVVGEEKMTRSDVVKKMWEIIKERKLEDPKNKRFTLCDEQLQQVFGRKRIQTFGMMKYLTKHIIDPDKISQSAM, encoded by the exons ATGATGGCCGTCGAACCATCGGATGCTGAAATCAAGTCTGCTTTGGCAG ACATTTTACGCGATGGTGAACTCTCCCAGCTAACGTCGAGAATTGTTCGCCGTCAACTGGAAGATAAGTTTGGCGTGAGCTTTCTTGCCCG GAAGAAAGAAATTGATGCAATGTTGATGGATATGATTGAAAAGTCAAGAGAAGTAGAAGGTGACAAAGAACAGGAAAATGGAACCTCTGAAATGAATGGAGTGACACAGGAAGAGGATGACAAGGAAGATGAGGAATCATTAGAG GATGATGAACCAtcaccaaagaaaaagaaaagggttAACAATAAG gaAACTCATGTTTTAGATGATGAAGAACTGGCACGCAAGCTTCATGAAGATGAGAAGAATTTGCGATCAAGGAGACACACTGCAAAGAGACCAGTG GAAAGGAGAAAGACAGCAAAAGCCAGGAAACCCAAAGAAAGTGGTGGAGTAACAG GGTTTAAAAGGATAATGGTGTTGTCACCACAACTTGCAGAAGTTGTAGGTGAAGAAAAG ATGACCAGAAGTGATGTTGTGAAGAAAATGTGGGAAATTattaaggaaagaaaactagAG gatcctaaaaataaaagatttacgCTATGTGATGAACAACTGCAACAAGTGTTTG GTCGCAAGAGGATACAAACATTTGGAATGatgaaatatttaacaaaacaCATCATAGATCCTGATAAAATTTCTCAAAGTGCAATGTAA
- the LOC136282932 gene encoding max dimerization protein 1-like: MNIEQLLEAAKIIEQRDEAKKQSQASVKRDRKPTKRSPSYSRTTHNQLEKNRRAHLRDCLELLKELVPSPPEHQKATTLALLQSAQQYIQVLQMTEKEAIDTKRKLAQERYDLQRRLALLRGDKAVPGAKRPRHSEGDSSTSGEEIDVENDEEAGYASSESDDRFSTGSSVGSDGGLTANSRRVK; this comes from the exons ATGAATATCGAACAGCTTCTAGAAGCTGCTAAAATCATCGAACAAAGAGATGAAG CGAAGAAGCAGAGCCAGGCGTCTGTCAAACGCGATAGAAAGCCAACGAAACGTTCACCGAGCTACAG CCGTACGACACATAACCAGTTAGAGAAAAACCG acGGGCCCATCTTAGGGACTGCCTTGAGCTACTGAAAGAATTAGTTCCTTCGCCACCTGAACATCAAAAAGCTACAACGCTGGCGTTACTGCAGAGTGCTCAGCAGTATATACAG GTTTTACAAATGACAGAGAAAGAGGCGATAGACACCAAGAGAAAGCTTGCCCAAGAGAGATATGACCTTCAAAGAAGGTTAGCCCTCCTTCGCGGTGACAAGGCAGTCCCAGGGGCAAAGAGGCCGCGGCACTCTGAAGGCGATTCCTCTACAAGTGGCGAGGAAATTGATGTGGAAAATGACGAGGAAGCTGGCTATGCCAGTAGTGAGTCAGATGATCGTTTTAGTACCGGGAGCAGTGTGGGGAGTGATGGGGGTTTAACTGCAAACTCGAGGAGAGTTAAATAG